caactTTTCATTGTGGTGCATAATTGTCGTTGAACACCCACATTTCAGTGTGCGAGTTCGGTTTATGATTTgggattataaaaaaaaattaaagataaccATGAGCGCCGGTGCATCATCATCGTTTTCGACCAATCAGCGATTATGCAATAGACGCGCACAGCGAATTACCACTGGCTACTTAAATGTACATTATACGAATTTCCCGCGGTGAAGATTCATGCTgaatgtacgagtatacatacCAAACATACATTCAGACACATCTATGCGGTTTGTCCAGTTTTTCATCGGCTGTCGAACGACCTATAAAGAAAAGGCACTGTCTGCCGCAGCAAACCTTCCTTCTTCCGTCTTTTGTGCCTTCACAATGCTTACCGGCTTAGTGACTTCCGCTtcatctttaattttaaaagcacAATCGTGCGAAATTATCAAGAAAAACTCATTCCAAATTAGTTGAGTGACTATCAAATTTAATGAGTTGTCATCATGGCATCCGTCAAAGCTTATGTAatactaataatattattattttcattatatttgatGATTGTTGATGGCTTaggttagttttgttttttttttttgtttattttggctTTTCGCTGACATCCTGTAGGAAAATTTTGCATTCTGCGTGTGGGTAATATTGAAGAATGTTCAGTAATCAGTGAATATTGACGGTTAATAGCttgataattaatttttcaaggATTTTGCTGTCATGTTCTTGGAGCGAGGAgtagttttggaaaaaattatgtaaaacatTTCTTCATTAATCTGATATCAATCATTTCTTCGACATTCCTTAAAACAGAGTTTCCgtaaagatttttttcttttgtttttagtCATCACCGACCTCAGGTCGACATACTCAGTACTATAATCTAGCAACAAAACTAATCTAAAGATATAGATTAGCATCACTGATTTGTAGGGTGATGACATTGCGGATGAACAAGGAAAATTGGCAACATTGctaaaaatttctaattatttgTCTAAAGATTCTTTGAAAGTGCAGTCTCCTAACACCCACATACATAAAAACCTCTTTATTTCTTGGATATAAAATTCTATATTCGTTGGTGATcaacttttttttgcaaagataACTCTCTTAGTACTTCCCGAACAGTTTTCAAAATTGATCATGGTTGGTTTGCTCTTTCCTGCCGGGCACAAATGCTCACTTCATTCAATCCTCTAAGCCATTGACAATGACAAATACTGTCACAAGCAAATTATTCCACGCAAATTGTTTTCAttgtatgtattatacacacatacttaaacaaatatatttatatctacaggaaattgtttatttttccgCACTCCCACATTAATCTATAAGACTGCAAAACAAGtattgattataaaaaatttgtgacTACTTGTAGGAACCTTATAGAAATGAGCATAGCAGAAATTATTGGATTTTATGAATTAAGAAAACATTGATCTTTTGGCACACTGGCtctgaaaattggaaaatttgcaAGCGATCTTCAAGATGGATTTGAGAGCTTGTTTGTTTCTTCAgtcaaatttgttttaaaatgttttaaggACATTAACCGTAATCAGAATGACggaaagtacaaacaaaaaatccctCGGAAAAGAAGATGTTatcttagaacttggacgaaggaaaaaaatgaaaattggatttttagcagacatttttacaaaaaaaataaaaatttcagtgaaaatttcggaatatttttattttcaaatagttgtaatcgaaaaaaatccttgccaaccgacttcaaaaacacagttttgagaaaaatgcctttaaagacggcgcacttagcctggctagcctcgagcgcacaattTCTctaggctgtatctccgaaacatTTCTCtaatcaatttgaaaatttagaacaatacTCTAGAGATGTtctagaatttaataaaacaataaaaaattcgattttttgaaacccgtaaactcaTATAAGTAACTCCTAAATGAATGTTTGAGTTTAATTTTACtgcaacttaaaaaaaatatattacaaaaccCACCACCCTGTAGTTCGTAAGTAATGAAAACCTAAGCCATTGGCATACAAACTTCTGTGCCACCAAGCATACAGTTATGTACTAAATGCTAACTGTATTACctacattttaaaattgtgcgGAAATTTTCTGAATTCGTCACGCAATCAGTTTTTCTTaatacaaatacacaaaaataaaaatagtttcaacGCTGCAATGAGTTTACTGCGAAATTGGAAAGAAAAACACAATGCGCCTGCTAAATTAGGTCCAATACTTAAGTAAATCACCGTAACCATTTCGTTTGTGTATGGAAAAAGCTATTAATGAAGGCATATTTTCTAAGGTTACAACTGTTACttaacacaatattttattaataccaAAAAATGGAAGGGGTTGAATATTTATTTCTCGTTCATGGCCGACGAAATgtaaataacttatttttaattaaaactatcaTCATCAAATGTGGCctgcattaaatattttagaaagtatacatatatttctactgATATTCTTAAGCATCAGTTAGCTCAGAAATgttgataaattattttttaaagcctGTAGCCCTTTACTCTGAGGTCTTATGCATTGAATTTTGACACGACACGATTTGATGTCACAACGTGAATCCACTGAATACTACAagattaaatgaattttttaacccATGGGATATATATATGGGGAGATTGTTAGACTTACCATAAGGTTAAGTTTAATAAAGGGTTTTTATTTGCCTTTATACCTAAGTTTTTAATGAAGTTTCGTATTCGTATTTATTTACTTGAactcttcaattaatttgagtTGGCAACCAATCCTCCATTGTAAAATTTGGCTTATGCTTgtgccgttaaaaaaaaaatattaaggaagACTGGTCACTGATGTaaagaaatgctaaaaaaatCTATGCACGTATAGTTGAACACTTCGTACGTGCATAAGATCTTCACAGATGACAAAAATTTCGTTATAGTCGGCTAAATCTTTGATATACTAAGTGTTAAGTGTGGTTaaatgacaaaatatcttcggtaCAAATTAAACTGGTCAACTTTTAATGGTTATAATGGATGTGAAGTTTAAAGAAAGAACAAAAAGCGTAATTATGACATATCTTTGAACTACTGTTGGCAAAACATAGTAAGACTACtttctgttaaatttttgtACGGAAAATTTCTAGTGACGAAACAGACGGGCAAATCGGAAACGACggcatcaacatcaactgatgatcaacaagtCAATAAAATGTAGGAATtggtacttgaaaatcgacgattAAAAGCTAGCAATCTAACTggtatcgttggaatatcggaagaatcagtgaaaaccagtttgaaagatcatttgggcaaaaaaggaaaaatacgattggttccaaaatcactaaattttttcgaaaagaggGTCGCGTTAACGCcagtgaaacaatgcttttcgaTTACCAGGATGCCATGAAAcaattataactggcgatgagtaTTGGagctatgcttacgacccgaaaaCAGATGACCACTACTTTGAGGgcgacgacatagattttgaaaacaaaataaaattttaaaattatgaacaaagtcttactatcaCATAGCATATTCCGATTTAGAAATGAATCGATTTTATTAGAATTCAATCTCGAGTCGTTGGAAATTCGGTCCACAACCATCgagctaatttttatatacatatagcctAATATAAATGCttccaaatgttttttttttgtaatgttcaACTTCTAGGACAAAAGACGCagtgcttatacatacatatgtctgttgGACTcaacgatttttatttttatactctgaacagggtatattaagtttgtcacgaagtttgtaccacccagaaggaagcgtcggagaccctataaagtatatatataaatgatcagtatgttgacatgagtcgatttagccatgcccgtatgtctgtctgtccgtccgtctgtatatatacgaactagtccctctaattttctcttcaagacgctgctcatttgtcggaacggccgatgtcggaccactataacatatagctgccatataaactgaactatcaaaacaaagttcttgtatggaaaactttgacatttgacaatgtatcttcaccaaatttggaaTCGATTTTATTACGATTCAACAGCGAATCGCTGGGAAAATTCGGTCCATACAAACCATCgagcttatttttatatatactatataaatttggtatacaaatggttttttttgtgTAATGTTCAACTCTAGGAGCCAAAGACGCAGTGCTTATATGTTTTGCACCTGTActcaagatttttattttttatcgatattttagaCAATTAATGATTCAGAATATGGTGCTTCTTTGAAATCAAAATTGCCAGATCATTGCGATGAAgctaaaattgaaaacaaatcaAAAGTGGGTAAAGCAACCACAATATCAGACAGTATTCTTTTCTAGTAGGAAATATTGGATTCCTATTGAATGCATCGTGtatggtatataatatatataaacgaaGTACATCATTAACCAACAGCAACACCGAAAACGAAAttagttattaaaatatatatgtataaatgtatatatatatatgtatatatacaatgaACGCTAAAAGAGTTTAACTGAAGTTAAATGTCATTAATGGATATAAAATtatctaaatattaaaaaatcaaattggtTCAAAAATGACTCTTTTGCATCAATAAATTGGTTTTATATTTCATTCCGAGCTGAGGAGTCGAAATTTCGCGGAAACATGTTGGAAGACAGAAAGATATTTGTCAAAGTGCTTTTAATTCTACCACTACTGCATAAGCTCAATAACTGCGaggtaattgaaaaaatttctttaaattattttatgaaagaaaGTTAATATTCTTGATTTAAGCGCAACCTTGGCATTGGTATGTATTATATGAATTACACTGCCGGTCCAAAGTATAACTTCAGTGTATTCAATTACAATTATTACAGTGTGgacaataaaattgtaatttatgttgaatttaaattatatgaAGATACTTATTTCACTGCAGATATCAAACTTGATATGCTACGTgctaataataagaaaatgaaTTTGCTAAATACACACCAAGATGGCTGTAAGCTATTCAGCGGTTTGTCTAATAGTagattattgaaaattatatcaGATCAGATTGTTCAAGTTACCAACATTCCGCTGAAGTGTCCTCTTTTAGCAGTGAGTGTGTTTGAAATACCTTTAATGTATAGCTTTCTTTTTATCcacttgttttttttatctAGAATAAACTATATATCGTCAATAACTACACTTTGACAGCGGATCCACTTCCTTCATTCATACAGCCACTACACTGGgttatacaaacaaaatttaagcttAACAATAAATACGTTGGATATATGATTCTTCAGGgcaatatttataaacttaaaaaGGTTTCGTCAAAAGTAAAGTCCTGAACTTGTTAATGTATTTGAAAGTTATCACtgtgaaaaattgtataatttctaagaattaactatattttaatctctttaattaaatatacCAATTCCAGCAAACCTTTAGGAAAAATAATAGATTTctttagtaaaatattatatacgaaatacattttataaccAACAACAGCACCAAACTGAAATTAGttattaacatatatatatatacatatttatttattcatatataattatataattaacatTAAAAGAGCTTAACTGAGATTAAATGTCACTAATGGATATAAAAttatccaaataaaaaaaatggattaaaaatTACTCTTTTGCATCAATTAATTGGTTTTATATTCATTCCAAGCTGAAAAGTCTAAGCTTCGCAGAAACATGTTGTATATCGGCCAGAGATTTATCATAGTGCTTTTAATTCTACCACTACTGTACGAGTTCAATAACTCCGaggtaattgaaaatattttctttaattattttataaaaaaaaagttcatatTCTTGATTTAAGCAGAACCTTGGCATTGGTATGTATTATATGAACTACACTGCCGGTCAAAGGTATAATTTCAGTGTATTCAATTACAAATATTACAGTGTGGACAATAAAATTGTAGTTTATGTTGAGTTCGAATTATATGAAGGCGGTAATTTCACAGCACACGTCAAACTTGATATGCTACGTGCTAACAATAAGAaaatgaatttgctgaatatggAGCAGGACGGCTGTAAGGTACTAAACGGCGTGCACAGCAGTAGATTGTTGAAAATTATCGCGAGTGAGATTATTCGAGTTGTCAACTTGCCGGCGAAGTGTCCGCTTTTAGCAGTGAGTGTGTTTGAAATACCTTTAAtgtatttgcttttgcttttatcCATTGTTCTTTTTTATctagaataaattatatatcgTCAATAACTACACTTTGGAAGCGGAATCACTTCCTTCATTCATACCGCCACTACACTGGgttattcaaacaaaatttgtggtTAACAAAAAATACCTTGGTTATATGATTCTTCAGGGCAATATTTTCAAACCTAAGATGGATTCTACAAAGTTGAGGACTTGAATAAAAACTCtccatatattttaatatcgtATCAACgagttatttaatttatagaaGAAAGATGGACGAGGTTGTGTCCCGATCAACCAATGGGAAGAAGAGACAGTCCGccggaaataaatttaatgagtttcaatatattttgataTACTTGATCTTATAGCGGGTGATCGAATCAGAGGTACTTTCAGCAATacatagcctttttttgacagatcacgcgtgaggcGTGTCAAAGTGACATGTTATTTTTGCTCgg
This genomic stretch from Bactrocera dorsalis isolate Fly_Bdor chromosome 5, ASM2337382v1, whole genome shotgun sequence harbors:
- the LOC115066019 gene encoding uncharacterized protein LOC115066019; the encoded protein is MLEDRKIFVKVLLILPLLHKLNNCERNLGIGMYYMNYTAGPKYNFSVFNYNYYSVDNKIVIYVEFKLYEDTYFTADIKLDMLRANNKKMNLLNTHQDGCKLFSGLSNSRLLKIISDQIVQVTNIPLKCPLLANKLYIVNNYTLTADPLPSFIQPLHWVIQTKFKLNNKYVGYMILQGNIYKLKKVSSKVKS
- the LOC115066018 gene encoding uncharacterized protein LOC115066018, encoding MYYMNYTAGQRYNFSVFNYKYYSVDNKIVVYVEFELYEGGNFTAHVKLDMLRANNKKMNLLNMEQDGCKVLNGVHSSRLLKIIASEIIRVVNLPAKCPLLANKLYIVNNYTLEAESLPSFIPPLHWVIQTKFVVNKKYLGYMILQGNIFKPKMDSTKLRT